One Littorina saxatilis isolate snail1 linkage group LG14, US_GU_Lsax_2.0, whole genome shotgun sequence genomic region harbors:
- the LOC138946573 gene encoding uncharacterized protein, with protein sequence MVYQEHLTKFCVLRALTTKRAAEVAYQLLDIFLLFGAPQILQSDNGAEFCAKVITELKELWPDLVLVHGKPRHPQSQGSVERANSDIKDMMTTWMADNSTTNWTVGLKFVQFQKNNSYHSGIKQTPFAALFGADAKIGLTSSSIPNEVLQRLQSEDDLQAALGSPEAGSSTLMLGSPEAAPSTTVLGSPEAASSTIVLGSPEAAPSTIVPGLPTSLLQHEVMDFEPGSSTPPSGRSTPGHLTPASGRSTPGPSTSASGRSTPGPSTSASGRSTPGHLTPASGRSTPGPSTPASGRSTTGSSTPASGRSTPGPSTPASGRSTPGPSMSASGRSTPGPSMSGIDKHKNNILVSRKRAYQAQENQAERMVKRSKRIFPEAEVGDSVTVPIPAVDRGRSDPRNLIGIIKDKDDKGLYTIVVKRYKLNP encoded by the exons ATGGTCTACCAGGAACATCTTACCAAGTTTTGCGTGCTTAGAGCCCTTACAACAAAACGAGCAGCAGAGGTGGCATACCAACTTTTAGACATTTTCCTTCTCTTCGGAGCCCCGCAAATTCTTCAAAGTGACAACGGTGCCGAGTTTTGTGCCAAAGTCATCACTGAGCTAAAAGAATTGTGGCCTGATTTGGTTCTTGTCCACGGGAAGCCCCGACATCCCCAGTCACAGGGGTCTGTTGAAAGAGCAAATTCCGACATTAAGGACATGATGACAACTTGGATGGCCGACAACAGCACAACAAACTGGACAGTGGGTTTGAAGTTTGTACAATTTCAAAAGAACAATAGCTATCACTCAGGTATAAAGCAAACACCATTTGCTGCATTGTTCGGTGCTGATGCCAAAATCGGGCTTACTTCAAGCAGCATCCCAAATGAAGTTCTTCAACGACTGCAAAGTGAGGATGACCTGCAGGCTGCTCTGGGATCTCCAGAGGCTGGATCCTCAACGCTCATGCTGGGATCTCCAGAGGCTGCACCCTCAACGACCGTGCTGGGATCTCCAGAGGCTGCATCCTCAACAATCGTGCTGGGATCTCCAGAGGCTGCACCCTCAACGATCGTGCCTGGACTTCCAACGTCCTTACTACAGCATGAG GTCATGGACTTCGAGCCAGGATCTTCAACGCCACCATCGGGACGTTCAACCCCAGGACATTTAACGCCAGCATCAGGACGTTCAACCCCAGGACCTTCAACGTCAGCATCAGGACGTTCAACCCCGGGACCTTCAACGTCAGCATCGGGACGTTCAACCCCAGGACATTTAACGCCAGCATCAGGACGTTCAACCCCAGGACCTTCAACGCCAGCATCAGGACGTTCAACCACAGGATCTTCAACGCCAGCATCAGGACGTTCAACCCCAGGACCTTCAACGCCAGCATCAGGACGTTCAACCCCAGGTCCTTCAATGTCAGCATCAGGACGTTCAACCCCAGGTCCTTCAATGTCAGGAATTGATAAGCATAAAAACAATATACTAGTCTCTCGTAAAAGGGCCTATCAGGCGCAAGAAAATCAGGCTGAAAGGATGGTGAAAAGAAGCAAGCGAATATTTCCTGAAGCTGAAGTTGGAGACTCGGTGACAGTCCCAATACCAGCAGTTGACCGTGGGAGATCTGACCCAAGAAACTTGATTGGTATAATCAAAGACAAAGACGACAAAGGCCTGTACACAATTGTGGTTAAAA GGTACAAGCTAAATCCCTGA
- the LOC138947494 gene encoding rho-related protein racA-like translates to MENMKLTIVGDGAVGKSCLFITYTTNSFPAEYVPTVFDNYSVHIRLEGKLYNIGFWDTAGQEDYDRLRPLSYPQTDIFLIAFSVDNPSSLKNAEEKWVNEVRHHCPNTPCLLVGCKGDLRESSGDGARKRRCVTYEEASEVAKSFGMKYVETSALTQTGLKECFDNAVRLAVNGKIAATKRTFGLGKRKQKEVPIAPLMPPAGKAPWVEVMTSTFSDDWYKALQDPRFHDVTFVVEGDHELHAHKIVLCSASKVFAKVLGVSLGTRTSQQRQMDAIDSFSREDLNSGRVEGIASVFDDEDPKKPSAQRLTSVVLTEDIKAKTFLRVLEFLYTGVPRLADDASEADIDELSRVAGLFKLSQLQTICSNLKNEEEFLNPSIGTFLNDETGASMKSLFFNQPEYADVVFNVQGCSVYAHRVVLSARSDVMAAMFSGNFSEGKEETTVKVNIPHSEVDTFVALLEYLYTDHAPIEDSDGVGILVLADEYCAPRLGNLCELYVTKEVDRQCSARIERSEIDVVGLLNTAETYNAKQLVKWCLFFISSNFLAFENRKEFADLTSHHRKHVNEQRWPPLSYLEEVKEYEEKMAKTGSDKCVVM, encoded by the exons ATGGAAAACATGAAACTTACGATCGTGGGTGATGGAGCGGTTGGAAAGAGTTGTCTCTTCATCACCTACACCACCAACAGTTTTCCCGCAGAATATGTCCCCACCGTCTTCGACAACTACAGTGTTCACATCAGGTTGGAGGGAAAGCTGTACAACATTGGTTTCTGGGACACTGCTGGACAG GAGGACTATGACCGGTTGCGTCCCTTGTCGTATCCTCAAACGGACATCTTCCTGATTGCGTTCAGCGTTGACAATCCGAGCAGTCTGAAAAACGCGGAGGAGAAATGGGTCAACGAAGTCAGACATCATTGCCCCAACACCCCATGCCTCCTCGTGGGGTGCAAAGGAG ACCTTCGCGAATCTAGTGGAGATGGCGCCCGAAAACGTCGTTGCGTGACGTATGAAGAGGCGTCAGAAGTGGCCAAAAGTTTTGGCATGAAGTACGTCGAGACGTCAGCTCTGACGCAAACTGGACTGAAAGAATGCTTTGACAATGCG GTGCGCCTTGCAGTCAACGGAAAGATTGCAGCCACGAAGAGAACGTTTGGTCTAGGCAAAAGAAAACAGAAGGAAGTTCCCATCGCTCCGCTTATGCCCCCTGCAG GCAAAGCTCCATGGGTAGAGGTGATGACGTCAACGTTTTCTGACGACTGGTATAAAGCTCTACAGGACCCCCGTTTTCATGACGTCACGTTTGTCGTTGAAGGAGATCATGAGTTGCATGCTCACAAGATTGTGTTGTGCTCAGCATCCAAGGTCTTTGCCAAAGTATTGGGCGTTTCCCTGGGAACACGG aCAAGCCAGCAGCGACAGATGGACGCCATCGACAGTTTCAGTCGCGAGGATTTGAACTCTGGGCGCGTGGAGGGCATAGCAAGTGTCTTTGATGACGAGGACCCCAAGAAACCCTCAGCCCAGCGGCTGACCTCTGTGGTCCTCACTGAAGACATTAAAGCCAAGACCTTTCTACGTGTCCTAGAGTTTCTTTATACTG GAGTTCCAAGACTTGCAGATGACGCGTCAGAAGCAGACATAGACGAGCTCAGCCGTGTGGCGGGCTTGTTCAAGCTGTCCCAATTGCAGACGATATGCAGCAACCTTAAGAACGAAGAGGAGTTTCTCAATCCCAGCATAGGTACTTTCCTTAACGACGAGACCGGAGCGTCCATGAAATCTCTCTTCTTCAACCAGCCTGAGTATGCTGACGTCGTTTTCAACGTgcaag GGTGCAGTGTGTACGCGCACCGTGTCGTGTTGTCAGCACGCAGTGACGTCATGGCGGCCATGTTTTCTGGAAACTTCTCtgaaggaaaagaagaaacgaCTGTCAAG GTAAACATTCCTCATTCCGAAGTGGACACATTCGTGGCATTGCTGGAATATCTCTATACAGACCATGCACCCATTGAAGACAGCGACGGCGTAGGAATACTTGTGCTGGCGGATGAATACTGCGCGCCGCGTCTTGGAAACCTGTGTGAGCTCTACGTCACCAAAGAAGTAGATCGTCAGTGCAGCGCAAGGATTGAGAGATCTGAGATTGATGTTGTCGGTCTACTGAACACTGCTGAG ACATACAACGCCAAGCAGCTCGTCAAATGGTGCCTCTTTTTCATCTCTTCAAACTTCTTAGCTTTTGAGAACCGGAAGGAGTTTGCCGACCTGACGTCACACCACCGGAAACACGTCAACGAACAAAGATGGCCGCCCTTGTCTTACTTGGAGGAAGTGAAGGAATACGAGGAGAAAATGGCCAAGACTGGCAGCGACAAATGCGTCGTCATGTGA